Proteins encoded together in one Mus musculus strain C57BL/6J chromosome 16, GRCm38.p6 C57BL/6J window:
- the Olfr196 gene encoding olfactory receptor 196 has translation MGIENTTLLTEFVLTGLSHLPQWKIPLFLLFLVIYLITIVGNLGLITLIWNDPHLHIPMYLFLGSLAFVDTWLSSTVTPKMLLDFFSKSKLISFSECMIQFFSFGISATTECFLLAAMAYDRYVAICKPLLYPVIMTNRLCVLLLTLSFVGGFIHVLIHESFLFRLTFCNSNIIHHFYCDVMPLLKISCNDPSLNYLMLFIFSGSIQVFSILTILISYTLVLFSILKQKSIKSIKKAFSTCGAHLLSVSLYYGSLLFMYVRPASPQVDDQDMMDSIFYTVIIPVLNPIIYSLRNKQVKNSLEKFLKRNT, from the coding sequence ATGGGAATAGAGAATACAACACTACTGACAGAATTTGTTCTCACAGGACTCAGTCATCTGCCACAGTGGAAAATCCCCCTGTTCCTGCTGTTCTTGGTCATTTATCTCATCACCATTGTGGGCAACCTTGGTCTGATCACTCTCATCTGGAATGACCCTCACCTTCACATTCCTATGTACTTATTTCTTGGGAGTTTAGCATTTGTGGATACTTGGTTATCATCCACAGTGACACCAAAGATGCTCTTAGACTTTTTTTCCAAGAGCAAACTGATCTCTTTCTCTGAATGCATGATACAGTTTTTTTCATTTGGAATCAGTGCAACCACAGAATGTTTTCTCTTGGCAGCAATGGCCTATGATCGCTATGTAGCCATATGCAAACCTTTACTCTACCCAGTGATCATGACAAATAGACTCTGTGTACTTCTTTTAACATTGTCCTTTGTAGGTGGATTCATTCATGTTTTGATTCATGAAAGCTTTTTATTCAGATTAACTTTTTGTAATTCTAACATAATACATCACTTTTATTGTGATGTTATGCCACTGTTAAAGATTTCCTGTAATGACCCTTCTCTCAATTACctaatgctttttattttctctggctCAATTCAGGTATTCAGTATTTTGACTATTCTTATCTCTTAtacacttgttttgttttcaatcctAAAGCAGAAATCTATCAAAAGCATAAAGAAAGCCTTTTCCACCTGTGGAGCccatctcctctctgtctctttgtactATGGCTCTCTTCTCTTCATGTATGTGCGTCCTGCATCTCCACAAGTAGACGATCAAGATATGATGGACTCTATATTTTACACTGTTATAATTCCTGTACTGAATCCAATTATCTACAGTTTGAGGAATAAGCAAGTAAAAAATTCACTggaaaaattcttaaagagaAACACTTAG
- the Olfr196 gene encoding olfactory receptor 196 isoform X1 yields MEGNTTLLTEFVLTGLSHLPQWKIPLFLLFLVIYLITIVGNLGLITLIWNDPHLHIPMYLFLGSLAFVDTWLSSTVTPKMLLDFFSKSKLISFSECMIQFFSFGISATTECFLLAAMAYDRYVAICKPLLYPVIMTNRLCVLLLTLSFVGGFIHVLIHESFLFRLTFCNSNIIHHFYCDVMPLLKISCNDPSLNYLMLFIFSGSIQVFSILTILISYTLVLFSILKQKSIKSIKKAFSTCGAHLLSVSLYYGSLLFMYVRPASPQVDDQDMMDSIFYTVIIPVLNPIIYSLRNKQVKNSLEKFLKRNT; encoded by the exons atggaagga AATACAACACTACTGACAGAATTTGTTCTCACAGGACTCAGTCATCTGCCACAGTGGAAAATCCCCCTGTTCCTGCTGTTCTTGGTCATTTATCTCATCACCATTGTGGGCAACCTTGGTCTGATCACTCTCATCTGGAATGACCCTCACCTTCACATTCCTATGTACTTATTTCTTGGGAGTTTAGCATTTGTGGATACTTGGTTATCATCCACAGTGACACCAAAGATGCTCTTAGACTTTTTTTCCAAGAGCAAACTGATCTCTTTCTCTGAATGCATGATACAGTTTTTTTCATTTGGAATCAGTGCAACCACAGAATGTTTTCTCTTGGCAGCAATGGCCTATGATCGCTATGTAGCCATATGCAAACCTTTACTCTACCCAGTGATCATGACAAATAGACTCTGTGTACTTCTTTTAACATTGTCCTTTGTAGGTGGATTCATTCATGTTTTGATTCATGAAAGCTTTTTATTCAGATTAACTTTTTGTAATTCTAACATAATACATCACTTTTATTGTGATGTTATGCCACTGTTAAAGATTTCCTGTAATGACCCTTCTCTCAATTACctaatgctttttattttctctggctCAATTCAGGTATTCAGTATTTTGACTATTCTTATCTCTTAtacacttgttttgttttcaatcctAAAGCAGAAATCTATCAAAAGCATAAAGAAAGCCTTTTCCACCTGTGGAGCccatctcctctctgtctctttgtactATGGCTCTCTTCTCTTCATGTATGTGCGTCCTGCATCTCCACAAGTAGACGATCAAGATATGATGGACTCTATATTTTACACTGTTATAATTCCTGTACTGAATCCAATTATCTACAGTTTGAGGAATAAGCAAGTAAAAAATTCACTggaaaaattcttaaagagaAACACTTAG